The Ciona intestinalis unplaced genomic scaffold, KH HT000062.2, whole genome shotgun sequence sequence CAGAACAAATACATTTCGCACATTTTTGCAAATATATTCAATTACGGAGCATCTAAAGTGCCTACCGTGTCGGTGAATACATctagtaaaactaaaattgaAGTTCTATATTTTTCCGAAATGCAATAGAAATCACAATGAGCTGCTATGCTAAATATTTCACGCATCATGTAATAAATGAACATTGTTGGCAAACAACAAATGTTTACTTGAATTTTTTTGCAGGTACAATGTCTGGGCAGAAGAGTCGAATATGTTGCCGGTAAAGGGCCTTCCGCTGAAGCAAAAGAGAAATACGCCGCCTGGAAAGAGAAGCAAGGAaagaaaaaagggaaaaagaAAGGAgggaaaaaaggcaaaaaaggAAAGAAGGGAGggaagaaaaagagaaagaaaaaatgaacttGTTTTCCAAATAGTTTTAGGAAAATATTGATTTCTATTGAGCAGAAAATATTATTCGTTTATTGACTGGACAAATAGTTTAACCTTGCTGCTGTTGCCAAAACACAGTTTCCATGTATTGTCacattttattataccaaagAAATTCAAGATcccagtttatttataataagtgCAATCACTGATCTGCACTTAAATACATTGAAGCAACCGCGAGATATGATTGATACGTAAGTGTTGTTCTTACTGAACACTCGCATGAATATATTACTGTTATCATGTTGCCCTCAATCCCACAGTTTGATCTGACTATCCCAGCCACAAGTTATCAGTTTAGAGGTTTCATGTGGATGCCAAACACAACCAATACAAACACTCTCGTGAGCTTGAAACTTGCTGTACATTCGAGTAGTTTTCCAATcccaaataaaaactttaccaTCTCCATCTCCAGAGGCAACATATGACATATCGGGAGAAAATGTCATTTGGCAAGCGTAACCTGCAACCTGTGATTGTACGCGTTAAATATAACATGCATAAAGtagaaaattgtttttaacaacaaagttacatacatggtaacttgtaagctggcaagaggtgtatgaaatagaatgttataacaactgtcgttgccccgccatgcgaggataaataagttacattcaagtgTCATAGCACAGAGGCTAGGCGGCTAGCgcaacaaaagtttttgttatcaccattgtgggcaagTTCCTTATAGGAAAAGACACTCAACCTTAATTGCTCCAAATACCAATGGGGCGTACAAAACTTATTGAGGAAAACTACATATAAACCTAAGGtgtaaataaatagtttttaaacatttgaaataaaaactgatcatatttatattgaaacgCAAACATACGAACATACAAACCATATGCCCTTTgaaaattttctttcttttgaGTCGAAACCTTCCTTGAACGTCGAATATCATGATCTGGTTGTCCAGAGATTGACAACCAAGCCATTTCTCATTAGGTGAGAGGGTGACCGATGGCATGGAGTGCATGGTGGGATCAGCGatgtatttaaaatcaacTGGTATGTCCCTGGATTCAATAAGAAGATGGTTAGttgtcaaaaattagaaaaaaatatttaattttttttttataaatgttatgattaaattgtatttttattttgccgGTGGCCATGGCAACAGCTAGCGTGCCGGCTTCTATCAgaagaggttatgggttcaagacttgtCGCCGGTActgttgtgggcgtatgtgtccctAGGTAACACACAATTGCTGTAACCAAGTGGTTCCTtatgggttttccaaattgtcagacatacattacaaaagtccccaaaaataattacctagtacacgtggtaactcgtaaacgggcacgaggtgtataaaacagaacacccgtgttataacgactgtcgttgccccgccatgcgaggataaataagttacacacgtggtaactcgtgagcgggcacgaggtgtataaaacagaacacccgtgttatagcgactgtcgttgccgcgccatgcaaggataaataagttacactcacTTACAGTGCAAATTGTAAGTAAACCTTAATTGGGTGACAATTGGATTtactatgaaaaaaaaaaaaaaaattgtttaaacaaaaaataaaaaggtttgcCTGCTTAAACTTACCATTCCCAAACCCTGAGACTCTTGTCATCAGAAGTTGAAACAAACTTTGTATTATTGTCGACAAATGTTATCGTGTTCACTGCACCCAAGTGTCTGTCGTATTCTTGTACAATATCTTTGGACCGGGAATCccactgtttaatattttgatgaTTAAtggttataaataaatcaGTTAAACTGCGGCCCTTATAGTGCTTATTAAGTTGAACGACTATCATAACCAAATTACACCCAGTcaagatataaaaaaagttcccaacaaaaattattttcaacaaaatatattctgTGAGATATTtcttctaaaaaataaacctcGCTAAAATTGGTTGTTTTGTAACCCAAAACgtattcaaaatatattaactgTTGCGACCGGGCATACAAACTTGAATACAGCTGTCTTTTTACATGTTGTATCCTGGCCATGTGTGTTGTTATcccagttttttaaaaacaaaagtgatgTAGAAATTGAAAACAGGTAATACAGCTTTTACCCTCCTGTTAAGTGTCCATAAAAACATACAcagagaaataaaaaagtatttgacAGTTTTCCAATATTTCACTCTTAACATAGTCacccaaatattttcaaaaattaaaaaaattgggaaCTAATATATAcacttaaatatgtttaattgatAATTTACCGTCACAATCTTTTTGTCTGACAATCCCGCTACAAATAgatgttgtttattttcatcTGGATTGAATTTTACACAATATGGAATTTTCTTGTTTGAAAAACGTGATATACATTGGCCTgaaacacaaattaaaaaacttatattttctaaacaaatGTTTCACATAATATATCATAGATTTGTTTTAGGGTTGGAAAATTAAAGCAAAACCACCGGCATAGATCTACTGCactatatttacaaatataataaatgaatgttacgTCTTATTCATGAGTGGTGactagcggggcaacgacagtcgttataacatgtgttctgtttcatacaccccgtgctcgTTTATGAgttagtaactcgtaagctttttattttttaattgtatggCAACCCACTGGGTCAACTGTGTACAGCTTTAAACTTGCTACCTCTTGGTTacagatttgtttaaaatatgaaaaacaatAATGGAGACTTTGTGCAATTATGGCCTGACTATGGTTAGGtttataataaagaaacaaacagtTGCAAATATgacaataaatacaacaaaacacttgtgttataataataactacCCTGTTCTCCTGCTttgaaaagacaaaaaattattattttaaataattagtaataaaaaacttgttaaattaaattgtacCGGTCTCAGTGTcccatagtttaatatatctGTCGTACGCAGCTGATAAAAACTTTGACCCATCATTGTTGAAACTTGATTCTCGAACAGCTTTTCCGTGCCCACTAAACGTTCGTAACAATCGACGTTTGTTGTAAA is a genomic window containing:
- the LOC101242297 gene encoding uncharacterized protein LOC101242297, which encodes MCRWGCVYNDTTYMCRFCGTRFCNDCLKGEFYGLMKEASHCRQCNQVQCLGRRVEYVAGKGPSAEAKEKYAAWKEKQGKKKGKKKGGKKGKKGKKGGKKKRKKK
- the LOC100184816 gene encoding pre-mRNA-processing factor 17 codes for the protein MVMFNPTYEEMHAPEQGPANPFKTKQQLAQKNTLAGFVQEAHFNHFTFENQRRTFHSYGYAVDPSNDETEAGDKIVVSNVDFDHDPDEDKPPKEPKQVDPSDAKTVFEKIKARPEDKRKRIRQNDAADIEGFLGPWGGFVDEQKIAKPDEETQKELDEMTAKRQKKGKPAEEKFVEEKTTLHVQDPHDYQGRSYLHIPQDVGVNLKSSMPPDKCYLPKRLIHTWSGHTKAVSSIKLFPKSGHLLLSSSMDCKVKLWEVYNKRRLLRTFSGHGKAVRESSFNNDGSKFLSAAYDRYIKLWDTETGQCISRFSNKKIPYCVKFNPDENKQHLFVAGLSDKKIVTWDSRSKDIVQEYDRHLGAVNTITFVDNNTKFVSTSDDKSLRVWEWDIPVDFKYIADPTMHSMPSVTLSPNEKWLGCQSLDNQIMIFDVQGRFRLKRKKIFKGHMVAGYACQMTFSPDMSYVASGDGDGKVFIWDWKTTRMYSKFQAHESVCIGCVWHPHETSKLITCGWDSQIKLWD